Proteins co-encoded in one Papaver somniferum cultivar HN1 chromosome 5, ASM357369v1, whole genome shotgun sequence genomic window:
- the LOC113282274 gene encoding uncharacterized protein LOC113282274, whose product MALEWVVLGYAAGAEVVMLLLLTLPGLGGLRKGLLAVTRNMLKPFLSIVPFCLFLLMDIYWKYETRPSCEATSCTPSEHLRHQKSIMKSQRNALLIAAALVFYWLLYSVTNLVVRLEQMSQRVEKLKNQD is encoded by the coding sequence ATGGCGTTAGAATGGGTGGTATTAGGTTATGCAGCAGGAGCAGAAGTAGTGATGCTCTTATTACTAACATTACCTGGATTAGGTGGTCTTCGTAAAGGTTTGCTTGCTGTTACTCGTAACATGTTGAAGCCGTTCTTATCGATTGTTCCGTTCTGTTTGTTCTTGTTGATGGATATCTACTGGAAATACGAAACTAGACCAAGTTGTGAAGCTACATCTTGTACTCCATCTGAGCATCTTCGTCACCAGAAATCTATCATGAAGAGTCAGAGGAATGCTTTGTTGATTGCTGCTGCTCTTGTGTTCTACTGGTTGTTGTATTCCGTTACTAATCTTGTTGTTCGTTTGGAGCAAATGAGTCAACGTGTTGAGAAATTGAAGAATCAGGATTGA
- the LOC113279345 gene encoding 15.7 kDa heat shock protein, peroxisomal-like, producing the protein MANIFSVDPLRRFLGRGPIFQELVWFGKEDIKVQIEDGNIMQIKGEGKKKEDSTTEAYKDAIYHVAERGLMTTMKGADFSRTIELPEDVKLDQIKAAVENGVLTIVVPKDLNPKSSSSKVKNINISSKL; encoded by the exons ATGGCTAACATTTTCTCTGTAGACCCACTCAGGAGATTCTTGGGGAGAGGTCCAATCTTCCAAGAATT GGTTTGGTTTGGTAAAGAAGATATAAAAGTTCAGATTGAAGATGGGAACATTATGCAGATTAAGGGAGAAGGTAAAAAGAAAGAGGATTCCACTACAGAAGCTTACAAAGATGCTATTTATCATGTGGCAGAAAGAGGTCTGATGACAACAATGAAAGGAGCAGATTTTTCTAGGACAATTGAGTTGCCTGAGGATGTTAAGCTTGATCAGATAAAGGCTGCAGTTGAGAATGGAGTTCTTACAATTGTTGTGCCTAAAGATCTAAATCCcaaatcatcatcttctaaagttAAGAACATAAACATCTCTAGCAAACTCTGA